From one Lycium ferocissimum isolate CSIRO_LF1 chromosome 5, AGI_CSIRO_Lferr_CH_V1, whole genome shotgun sequence genomic stretch:
- the LOC132056972 gene encoding trihelix transcription factor GT-3b-like: MDPPLHHHHHQHHQQQQQHQFSTHQSVNIDTTSGGGINIGASTGGDRFPQWSIQETRDFLMIRAELDQTFMETKRNKLLWEVIATKMKEKGYNRSPEQCKCKWKNLVTRYKGCETLEPEALRQQFPFYNELQAILGARMQRMLWIEAESGASGSKKKAISSDEEEENEDSEGEKVSKKKRKVKGNVNIGSSSGSVNLVSSFKEIMDDFMKQQMAMEMQWLKAYEAKEEERRVKEMEWRQTMEALENERLMMERRWREREEQRRMREEARAEKRDALITTLLNKLRREDHNM, from the exons ATGGATCCTCCTcttcatcaccatcatcatcaacatcatcagcagcaacaacaacatcagTTTAGTACTCATCAAAGTGTGAATATAGATACAACTAGTGGTGGAGGGATTAATATCG GTGCTAGTACTGGCGGGGATAGGTTCCCTCAATGGAGTATTCAAGAAACAAGGGATTTCTTGATGATTCGAGCCGAGCTGGATCAAACTTTCATGGAAACAAAAAGGAACAAGCTTCTATGGGAAGTCATAGCCAcaaagatgaaagaaaaaggtTACAATCGCAGCCCTGAACAGTGTAAATGCAAGTGGAAAAATCTTGTTACGCGCTATAAG GGATGTGAAACGCTTGAGCCGGAAGCTCTAcgacaacaatttccattttacAACGAGTTGCAAGCGATTTTAGGAGCTAGGATGCAGAGAATGCTGTGGATAGAGGCAGAAAGTGGTGCCAGTGGGTCGAAGAAGAAGGCTATTTCTTCTGAtgaagaggaagaaaatgaggatagtgaaggagaaaaagttagcaagaagaaaagaaaggttaagggaaATGTTAACATTGGTAGTTCTAGTGGTAGTGTGAATTTAGTGAGTAGTTTTAAGGAGATAATGGATGATTTCATGAAGCAACAAATGGCAATGGAAATGCAATGGTTAAAAGCTTATGAAGCGAAGGAAGAAGAGAGGAGAGTAAAGGAGATGGAATGGAGGCAAACAATGGAGGCTTTAGAAAATGAGAGGCTAATGATGGAAAGAAGATGGAGAGAAAGGGAAGAACAAAGGAGGATGAGAGAAGAAGCTAGAGCTGAGAAGAGGGATGCACTTATTACAACTCTTTTGAACAAGCTCAGAAGAGAAGATCACAACATGTGA